A region from the Primulina eburnea isolate SZY01 unplaced genomic scaffold, ASM2296580v1 ctg284_ERROPOS400000+, whole genome shotgun sequence genome encodes:
- the LOC140820896 gene encoding protein GAMETE CELL DEFECTIVE 1, mitochondrial-like, which translates to MNPIHRRLTAILRTHRPWPAATVTAVRRQSTNRPKNNISTGEDEWNEAWETAWLPDDLSGKSERAPWESDVSFSLPTTDQGGSSTTTLPSHQEEIDTETKAFVEEMNDNWDQRKGKTVTKEDVNAKTSSSSLYSLENVKRDYRLKKQKIHAGLWVKEIEKQEEAKLGNFVSGGDDIEKLLDSCSEIFDSAHTDLGNPKIAGSEFKNKPDGWETTSKTPDGNLWDMSQREEDILVQEFERRIAFNKFQIGSFIKTHIFSRRRPIDGWKYMIEEIGPNSRKGKGSVSRLPSVSDESTQPFREEKVNFVASYPSNRGR; encoded by the exons ATGAATCCGATTCACAGGCGACTCACAGCCATTCTCAGAACACACCGCCCTTGGCCAGCCGCCACCGTCACAGCCGTGCGACGTCAATCCACCAATCGGCCGAAGAATAACATCAGTACCGGAGAGGACGAGTGGAACGAAGCGTGGGAGACAGCATGGCTTCCCGACGATCTCTCCGGCAAATCAGAACGAGCCCCGTGGGAGTCCGACGTCTCCTTCTCTCTCCCCACCACCGATCAGGGCGGAAGTAGTACCACCACTCTTCCCTCTCATCAGGAAGAAATCGACACCGAGACCAAGGCCTTCGTGGAGGAAATGAACGATAATTGGGATCAAAGGAAGGGCAAAACGGTCACAAAAGAGGACGTAAATGCGAAAACCTCATCTTCTTCGCTTTATAGCTTGGAGAATGTGAAGAGGGATTACAGATTGAAGAAGCAGAAAATACACGCTGGTCTTTGGGTGAAGGAGATTGAGAAACAGGAGGAAGCTAAATTGGGGAACTTCGTTTCAGGTGGAGATGACATCGAAAAATTGCTCGACAGCTGCTCTGA GATATTCGATTCTGCTCACACTGATTTGGGCAACCCGAAAATCGCTGGTTCTGAGTTCAAGAACAAGCCTGATGGCTGGGAAACAACATCCAAAACACCAGATGGAAATCTATGGGATATGTCGCAAAGAGAAGAAGACATTCTGGTTCAAGAATTTGAGCGTCGGATAGCATTCAATAAGTTCCAG ATTGGTAGCTTTATAAAAACCCACATATTTAGTCGAAGGAGGCCGATTGATGGATGGAAGTACATGATAGAGGAAATCGGACCAAATTCAAGAAAAGGGAAGGGAAGCGTTTCAAGGTTGCCCAGTGTATCAGATGAATCCACTCAACCTTTCAGAGAAGAGAAGGTCAACTTTGTTGCCTCTTATCCTTCTAATAGAGGGAGATGA
- the LOC140820894 gene encoding sphinganine C4-monooxygenase 1-like: MEIMKGWDVSDEILGTFVPIIVYWVYSGIYIGLGFLDDYRLHTRKDEDEKNLASKKDVFKGVLLQQAVQAVVATVLFAVTGSENEAAHAQHSSLIVLARQFFVAMVVLDTWQYFMHRYMHHNKFLYRHIHSQHHRLVVPYAFGALYNHPLEGLLLDTIGGALSFLVSGMSPRASIFFFSFATIKTVDDHCGLWLPGNLFHIFFRNNSAYHDIHHQLYGNKCNFSQPFFVTWDRILGTYMPYSLVKRSAGGFEAQPIKVVKEN; encoded by the exons ATGGAGATAATGAAGGGATGGGACGTTTCGGACGAGATATTAGGCACGTTTGTACCCATAATTGTGTACTGGGTTTATTCAGGAATCTATATCGGGCTTGGATTCCTCGATGATTACAGGCTGCACACGAGGAAGGATGAAGATGAGAAGAATTTGGCGTCCAAGAAAGATGTTTTCAAAGGGGTCCTTCTTCAGCAGGCTGTTCAGGCGGTTGTGGCCACCGTTCTCTTTGCC GTTACTGGAAGTGAAAATGAAGCTGCACATGCTCAACATTCCTCCCTCATTGTTCTTGCCCGACAGTTTTTTGTCGCTATGGTGGTATTAGATACCTGGCAATATTTCATGCACCGTTACATGCACCACAACAAGTTCTTGTACCGGCATATCCATTCTCAGCATCACCGGCTTGTTGTCCCCTATGCTTTTGGAGCTTTGTACAACCACCCTTTGGAGGGTCTTCTCCTTGACACAATTGGCGGAGCTTTGTCATTCCTGGTCTCAGGCATGTCTCCTCGAGCTTCCATCTTCTTCTTTTCCTTCGCTACCATCAAAACAGTTGATGATCATTGTGGGCTATGGCTACCCGGAAATCTGTTCCACATTTTCTTTAGAAACAACTCTGCCTATCATGATATTCACCATCAGCTATATGGCAACAAGTGTAACTTTTCACAGCCATTTTTTGTCACGTGGGATAGGATTCTCGGCACTTACATGCCATATTCACTTGTGAAGAGATCTGCTGGTGGTTTTGAAGCTCAGCCTATAAAAGTTGTCAAGGAAAACTAA